Proteins found in one Zea mays cultivar B73 chromosome 1, Zm-B73-REFERENCE-NAM-5.0, whole genome shotgun sequence genomic segment:
- the LOC100281361 gene encoding HLS1 (The RefSeq protein has 1 substitution compared to this genomic sequence) — MVVAAMRDEGEEGRRRAVVAIRDYDPKTDRDGTEAVERECEVGPAAAAGGMSLHADLLGDPVARIRHSPHYLMLVAETSGPDGRIVALVRGTVKSVASGKSRPGAPAFARVGYILGLRVAPSHRRMGIARQLVHRLEQWFELMGAEYAYMATDRSNEASLRLFTGRCGYSKFRTPSLLVHPVHSHRLRPPPRATVVRLGARDAERLYRSRLAHVEFFPADIGAVLGNALSRGTFLATVGGYEWGGVDRFLACPPASWAVASAWDCGGVFRLQVRGASRLRRAAAAATRALDRAAKWLRVPSVPDFFRPFAGWFVYGLAGSGGRDAAMAAEAVFASIVNMARGRAAAVAVEVAAMDPLRGRIPHWRRLSCTEDLWCMKRLGAGGGGHADGWDWARSAPGQSIFVDPREV, encoded by the exons ATGGTTGTTGCCGCCATGAGAGACGAGGGAGAGGAGGGACGACGACGGGCGGTGGTGGCGATACGGGACTACGATCCCAAGACGGACCGCGACGGCACGGAGGCCGTCGAGCGGGAGTGCGAGGTCggcccggccgccgccgccggcgggaTGTCGCTGCACGCCGACCTGCTCGGCGACCCCGTCGCGCGCATCCGCCACTCGCCGCACTACCTCATGCTG GTAGCTGAGACGTCCGGGCCGGACGGCCGGATCGTCGCCCTCGTCCGGGGAACCGTCAAGTCTGTCGCCTCCGGCAAGAGCCGCCCTGGCGCGCCCGCCTTCGCCAGAGTCGGCTACATTCTTGGCCTCCGCGTCGCGCCTTCCCACAG GCGGATGGGCATCGCGCGGCAGCTGGTGCATCGGCTGGAGCAGTGGTTCGAGCTGATGGGCGCCGAGTACGCGTACATGGCCACCGACAGGTCCAACGAGGCGTCGCTGCGGCTCTTCACCGGCCGCTGCGGCTACTCCAAGTTCCGGACGCCGTCGCTGCTGGTGCACCCGGTGCACTCGCACCGCCTCAGGCCGCCCCCGCGCGCCACGGTGGTCCGCCTGGGCGCCCGCGACGCCGAGCGGCTGTACCGCAGCCGGCTCGCGCACGTCGAGTTCTTCCCCGCCGACATCGGCGCCGTCCTGggcaacgcgctctcccgcggcaCGTTCCTGGCCACCGTGGGCGGCTACGAGTGGGGCGGCGTCGACCGCTTCCTGGCGTGCCCGCCGGCGTCGTGGGCCGTGGCCAGCGCGTGGGACTGCGGCGGCGTGTTCCGGCTCCAGGTGCGCGGCGCGTCGCGCctgcgccgcgccgccgcggccgcCACCCGCGCGCTGGACCGCGCCGCCAAGTGGCTGCGCGTGCCGTCCGTGCCCGACTTCTTCCGCCCCTTCGCGGGCTGGTTCGTCTACGGCCTCGCCGGGAGCGGCGGCCGCGACGCCGCGATGGCCGCCGAGGCGGTCTTCGCGTCCATCGTCAACATGGCGCGCGGCAGGGCGGCCGccgtggcggtggaggttgcggCCATGGACCCCCTCCGCGGGCGCATCCCGCACTGGCGCCGACTGTCGTGCACCGAGGACCTGTGGTGCATGAAGCGGCTCGGCGCTGGTGGTGGCGGCCACGCGGACGGATGGGACTGGGCCAGGTCGGCCCCTGGTCGATCCATCTTCGTGGACCCTAGGGAGGTGTGA